Part of the Ziziphus jujuba cultivar Dongzao chromosome 8, ASM3175591v1 genome is shown below.
GTCTTTCAGGTTTGAAAGGGTCGGTTATGCGGAAATCTATTATTTTGGCGTCATTGTTGCTCAATATGTTGCCCTGCCACTTACAAGTATGTTGATTATTAAGGGGGCAATTAGATTAGGAATGGTGTAGTCGGATCTATTGTACCAGTTTTTACTTATGCAATATGCACTTCCACCAGCTATGAAGTATGACCATAAGGTATGTTTGTTCCTATGTTCCTCAAATccaatgttattttattttattttattttttccgttTCCTGTGGTGGTAGTTTCTAGGGTTGGTTTCAGGTTCTCATTTGCTAATTTGTATACCAGGAAACATTACTCAATTGTTTGGAGCTGGAGAGAGTGAATGTTCAGTTATCATGCTCTGGTCGTATGCCTTGGCTTCAATTTCGCTTACTTTGTGGTACACCTTCTTCATGTGGCTTATGGTCTGAAGAATTTTTGTAACTCCGCCactaatgtttattttttctattgaaAAAATCTTTTAGTCTGATTTTTCCTATCAGAGAATTACCAATTAATTATAACATATTTAACACAACTGCTAGATTTATGCAATGTGGAATGAGcagaacaatttttttcttgtttatttgaACAAATGCAACATTAACAATTTCAGTGTGCAACTGACGTATATGAAAACTCCTGTTAGCTTGGTCGTCTAAATGAACAAACTCGATCCACATATAGGTGATTCAATCATTAGCAATTTGCTGTATTTGCTCAGTCAGAGACCAGCCTTGTTCAGATCATCAAAGTGATGGTACTCCATAGCTTTCTCTGCATACATATGCTTTGAGGGCTTATACCGCAACATTTGCTGGAAACAAATTGACATAAAGTGGTGTTCGTTAGCTTACTACACTATTTTGACCTTTGCAGTATTTTCAACAAAATCATAACAAGAAACGCTTAAATTTAAGCAATCTGTATATCTAACTTACCTTCAACCTGTCCAACCCATCATCATCCAAATAAGGAAGAGAATTAAACAAGCTGAGGGTCCATGAGGGTGTTCATTCCAGTTCATTAGTTTTCCCACACCCGGCCATATTTCTCTGTCTCTAATAACCTGCATCAAGGGGTCACAGTTAATAACGTGTAAGGAAAAGGAAGGCACAACCATGCCTTCAGGATTAGAATTGGAACCTGAGTATAGCAGCTGTTGCAGCTCAGAATATCCACTTGCTTTGCGACCAGCTCACCTACAATTCAGGCAAATACTAAACCAATAAGGATTGTCAAATGAGTTTGACTTTGATCTTAAAAGGTCCAAAACATAGAGAAGGGATGAAGATCTCTACCGAATGTGCAGGCAACAGACCACATATCTACCGTGGTTGAATAATGAGTAGCTCCAAGAACTTAAGGAGCTTGATCTATACCTGATCCAGTATCTGCAACACAGCAATAACCATAACAAccaagtttttattatttatggatGAAGAAGCTTGTGTGTTACGAATCAAAAGCTCTCTATCAAAATGCTTAAAAAAACTAGCAAGTACCTCGAGAATTACTTCTTGATTGGGACAATAAATGCTCGAGCTAAAAAAAACTAGTCCAAGATCAGCAATTTTAAGTTGCATTGTCGATGGTCAATTAGAAGATTGTGAGCCTTAAGATCCTAGCTGCATAATAACAGCCTAGCTGCATAAAAGACACACTGAATCAACTGGAAAACTTGTAATTACACGAGAAAATTGGCACTTTCTCAAGGACCAACTGAAGAGCCATGCCTTGTGAATGTATTTATTTAGAAATTCATTGAATATTATAATTTCAATGTCGGTTTTGGTTGCTAGTACTGGagttctgatttttttttttttagtattgcAAGTTCAATTTACTTGCTCTACGATTTATTGCCGTTGAACAATTTGTACTTGTGCTCTTTCTGTTGTTTGATTCTCAATGAGCATATGAAGAAGcaataaatgattttatttatttatttatttattttattttattttaagtcaTAAATGAAACTTTTTTGATTCTTCATAATGATATGGAAGATTGTGTTATGTATAACAAACAAACTCAGATAATTCATGTTCTGTAAGAGGGtatttatttccatatttttaaatcGACGACCAAAATGTTTTTGAGTAAGGATGATGACTCAAGTTGAATGAAAGTTTCTCAAGTTTaccattaaaaaagaagaaaatgtaaaaTGGCCATGAACTACTGTTAATGGGAGTGACCAAACCGGCTAATAGTTCAGGGCAGTGCTCAATGGCCATGCGGGGGTATTCAATCTGGCAGGCACTCTGAGGGTCATGCTTAGTACAAGCTCGGATGACGAGGTCAAGATCCCATGAATggtaatttgtttaatatgaTATTCATTGACTTATACAAGCCAAAAACGCTAGTATGAAAGACAAtacattaatttgctttaagtGAGAACATATAGAATTTCAACAAGAAGCCTTGTATACACTTGAAATTTGAAACATCATTTTCCAAGGTGCAATCTGCAAACTATTGAAGCAACGTAAGCTTTCAGAAAATGCTTTTACAATTAGCAAATGAACAGACACGGTGGGCAATAGAAACTGCCACAGCTTACATAAGAAGATAGGATTCTGACCAGCCACTCAATTTTACAATATGGTAATAGAGATCAGACAAGCAACCGAgtacaaatacaaaattaaataatttttaagctCAATGCTCCCATCTGTTGACCTTCAGCGTTCTGATTTCTGTATGATGTTTGTGCTCCTGCATTGCAGATAAATTAAATGTACTCTGTTACATATTGTGTGTCATTTACACAtacatttttcccttttttttttttttttgctttacaTCTTTGttaatgtatttttcttttgaatatttgatatcTCTTCAAACacagatattttattttaaacttgacttggaagttgaaaattttatagatgaagCAACATAGcattaattatcttttagatttcaatataccatttagattaaaaaatggTGCAAATACGGGTCTGATAATGATAATTGTGATTGGCTACATTATATGGCTAATAATATAAAAGTCAGAACCTAGAAGTACTTTTCAATCCATACCTCAAAGTTAGGTTGTAGTCATTCTTGGTTCACCTCTCTGATTTACCCCATTCccaataaaatcatttttaatggAATGTAATTCCCTGGTGACATCCTTCATCATCATTCTCTCATTTGGCGATTCCATTGAACAGGCAAGTCCTATCTTCATGAGTGAAATTAAACACTTCTCCACATTTGCATCTGTCTCATTCAAGCTTTCACTTTTATCCGCTTTATCTTGTGCTTTTATCACAGTGCCATTATTAATATGCGATCTTCCTCTTACTTCTCTTGAGAGAAGGATTGGGTCAACAATCTGGGTCAGCTGTAACGGTAATGCAGTCTTCACAAAGTTATGGAGATTGAGACCATCTTTAAACATTTCATCTGTTGGTCTTCTTGCTGTGAGTATCTCCAAAACAAGAATTCCATAGCTATATATATCCCCCTGCTTTGAGGCCTCTCCACCCATTCCATACTctgaaaattcatatattctgaCTTGGTTAATATCTACGCAGTGGTCAATAAGTTTTGCAAAGTACATTCTGAAACTAAACgacaaataaaatttggttttgctaatttgttggaaattattttttaagttggaAAGAGACTGCTGACCAGAAACTCTTTATGTTCTAGAGGTGGATCTGTAATCCAATTTTAAAAGGTGGTTGTCTAGTCCATTCACATGAATGATCCATATTTTAATGCTTAAGCGTAGTCCATGGAAACATGGGATCCATATTTTAATGCTTAAGCGTAGCCCATGGAAACATGGCAAGTGTGGTTCCATATAAACACaaagaaaaaattgtatatattctCCTTAAAGACCAATTGatattttccatttataaaaTGTCTTTGACTTAAATGAAATACTTGCAGTAGAATATTGTCTTGAAGTTGAAAGTGAAAAATACCTTATCTTAATTGCATCTCCCCTGTTAATCCATTTCCTATATGCTATCTATTACTTTTAGTTCCCTGATTTTATATATTGGTTACTATGATCTTAAATACGACAATATAAGAGCAAAGTTAAAAAAGATGTTACCTGGAGCAGCATAGCCAATAGATCCCTTTATTCCTACTGTGCTTGTCTGACTTTGTCTAAAACCTTTGGTGTTTGAGAGCAGTCTTGCTAAACCAAAATCACTTAAGTGTGCAACCATATCTTTGTCAAGAAGAACATTGCTTGGCTTTACATCACAATGGATGATTGGTTGTTCACATTCTTCATGAAGATAGTCCAATGCTGAAGCAACATCCATTAAGATGTTTATTCTCTGAAGAAGGTTTAAATTTCTTCTGTTTTCATCCTCTTTATTCCAGTGCATCCATTCCTCCAAGGTTCCATTTTCCATGAATTCAAACACAAGAGCTTTGAAATCATTACCATTGTAATCAACACTTGAGCACACTGTCAGGATCTTAACAAGATTTCTGTGCCGGATATTTTTTAGAGCTTTGCATTCGGCTATGAACCCCTTGGAAGCTCCTTTCTTTTCAAGTTTCAGGACCTTCACTGCAAATATATCCTTCTCTTCCTCGTCAATAATCGCTTTATATACAGAGCCAAAACTACCATACCCAAGTAAATTATTTGGAGAGAATCCGCTGGTTGCTTCAAAGAGAGCCCTGTATGAAACCTTTGAAAGGAATTCTATTGCTGAAATTTTTGGTGAAGATGATTTTTCTCCAGATTTTCTCCTCCGATACAGAGCGTAAGAGAAGGAAAATGAAAGTATCAAAACTAGGATGACACAAATAATTATGATGGTTAGTTTCAAAACTTGAGACTTCCCACTTTTTGATCCTTTGGTGGGGCATGCTGGCAGCTGCAAAGTGGGAACACCTCCACAGAGCTTACTATTGCCAGTAAAAGATACAGCACTTACGTTTCTGAAGACTCCTCCTCTGGGTACTTCACCCTCCAAATCATTAGCAGAAATATTCAGATATCCTAAGAAAGTTAGGTTCTGTAATTCTTTTGGAATTTCCCCTGACAAGTTATTTTGTGAAAGATCTAAATGGACAAGACCTTTAATAGAAGACAAAGATGAAGTTATGTTTCCCTGAAAAAAATTGCTTCTCAGGGAAAGGAAATCCAGATTTGAGCAGTCCCCAATGGTATTAGGAATTTCACCAGAAAGGTTGTTTGCAGAGAGATCAAGCGTGTAAAGTCTGTTCAGTTTACCCACTTGGACAGGTAGACTGCCATTTAAGGTGTTATGTGATAAGTTGAGAAGAAGAGATAGGGAAGGAAGACTGAAAACCTCCAGGGGAATATTCCCAGTAAGGTTATTATTTGAAAAGTCCAGCTGCTGCAATTGTTGGTAGTTTCCAATGGTTGAGGGAATGTTACCTTCTAATCTGTTGTCGAATAAGGAAATTCGAATCAACCGAGTGAGGTTGCACAAAGAGGAAGGTATCTCCCCTGACAATCTGTTATGATAGGCAGTAAATACCCGCAACGTCTGTAACTTGCCTAGGCTTTCTGGAATTGCACCTGTTAGAAGGTTATATTCCATGTTCAACACATTTAATTTGACAAGATTTGCTAAGGATGATGGTATATTTCCATGTATATAATTTCCTCCCAGGTAAAGACTATCAAGCTGGGTTGACAAATTGCCTATCAAACCAGGTAGGACCCCTCCAAAATTGCTTTCATGGATGGAGAATTTTTCTAGTTTGCTACAATTTGTTAAAGATTTTAAGAAACCCCAGTCACTAGTTGAATTGCTTCCAAGATAATTTTCACCTAAATTTAGCCAAAAGAGATCTTGTAGATTTCCCAGATTCGTTGGTATTGGCCCTACAAAGTTATTCAGAGCGAGGTCGACCATTTGAAGCTGAGAAGCATTAGACAATGAAACTGGAATTGATCCAGAAAACTTGTTACCACCTATTGCTAAAATTTGGAGATCAGGAAGACTAAGGCCTATGTTGACTGGAAGAGTTCCGCTAAGTTTGTTACTTGCAACTGAGATGGTACGAATAGATGATAggttgtaaaagaaaaaagggagcaTACCAGAGAGATCGTTTGCTGGAGCTGCGAAAAAAGACAGACTTCTCAAACGACCTATCTCATTTGGAATACTCCCTGCCAGATTATTGTACCCCACAGAGAAAAATTTGAAGGACGACGAAAGATTTCCTAAAGAAGGTGGGATGCCTCCAGTCAGGTTGTTTGAATTAACCAGAAAAGCTTCAAGCTTCATCAAAGAGCCAAGCTCGGAAGGAATATGACCAATGAATCTGTTGTTGTTAAGGTCAATGGTTACGAGTTCAGAGCAGTTGATCAAGCTGATTGGAAATTTGCCTCCCAACATGTTATGGGAGAGATTGAGATGTTGTAGTCGGTACAAATGGCCAACTTCTGGTGGAATTTTGCCGAAGAAGCTGTTGCTTGCGAGGTTGACAAACCTTAGAAAGGTAAGATTTCCAATTGACGGTGATATTGATCCGCTTAGGTCATGGTCTTGTAGAGCTAAGACCGTGACTCTACCATGACGTTGGCTGCATGTAATTCCAGTCCAGTTGCAGAAGTGGATGGAATCGTTCCACGAGCTCATGATTCCTTGCGGGTCGTTGGCTATGGATTCTTTCATGTTGAGCAGAGCAACTCGATCAGTGTCGTTTCCTAATGCATTAGTGGGAATGGTAAGTTGCAGCAAGCTGAAACATAAGAGAAAAATCACATGGAGGTATATATGAAGCTTCATTGTTGTTTTGCGAAGAGTTTGAAGATGGAAGCTAGTACGGGAATTATATATGTATCAAGGaagagagatagagatagaTGGAGATATATATCAAAATGGAGTGATTGAATTTGTGAAGAAAGTTTGTATATATAGCTCTTTGCTCTCATTGATCACGAGAGCCATGCGTGTGAACAGAAACCATATTTGATTATACTTTTCTTTCAATTAATAATCGCAATCATCTGCTATAAACTTCAAACTTCTACattgtttattttcattttggttggaagtttaatattttttttttgttattataataaCCGGAACCCTTTTGTACACTCAAGCAAGCaaaatatttggtttttgttgtagatttttttggggcaattgaataaaaatgggaaaattgCTATTGACATCTCCACTGCCTCTCAGGGACAggttttttttaaggatttgaaaGCTGTTTCTTTAACCAAAAAGTTTTATAGTGGAAAAGAGTTTGTTCCGTAGTAAGATTTAGGACAATTTATTCTTGATATTATAAAAGCTTTTGAAGGAAATAGTTACAAAAAGTAATTgtcgtttttaaaaaaaaaaaatagtcctTTTTTTCAATTGAGTGTCGTTTTGTCGTTTCAAATGATCAAGTATCTATGTAACAATTACAATGGCACATGGTgtcataaaacattttttttttccacaaagaAGCTTATGAGAAagttaatatttatatcttttatttaatatgcaaaactcctcaatttaaaattagtctaaaagaaaaaaacagagtcAAACAATaatgcataaattttttttttgtttttttttgtctttttctgaTTGTGAAGCATACCTCCCAAAGAAATTATAAGTTTCTATCActcattttatatgtttatatattccctgaatataaattttatttcaacaattgtttaataataattttttaaaaaaatataaataaaaattgaaatgtttCACAAAAACATTTGCCTCTAAGTATCTAATATAAATAATTCAACTGAGGGTCGCTACTACACTGCGTATCATTTTAGTTTCCCCTAGGGGATATTGGGCATGCATATAGATAAccattaacttttatttatttatttattaatttttcgtAAATATATAAGCCTGCAGAAACCTCTCAAGGAGAaagggaaaaatatttatttatttctttttacataatcattaatttatttgctTATAAAGATGGATGACCAAGAGGTCCGCTTGGGTCCATGCTCTTCTTTTAGTTGATGATGCCATTCTTTAACCTAAAATAAGAATGGTTCTATTCATACTATAAATTTTGAtacccatattatatttttaattacttttcaatatattttaaaaatatcatttattaaaaagttacagaaaaaattttagaaaaaaaaactttataaatggAAACATTGGAGTTTAGTGaccaagagggaaaaaaaaaaaaggaaaaatataattggTAAATCAttcattttaatcataaaaatgTGAGtattttagctttttttattatttatttgctttgttagtaatttttatcttttttttttatttaattttctctttgtataCAATATGAAATTGTCCATTATACGTAATTCGAATAATTTAATCACGTCTGGGCTGGGctttgtataaaaataaaaaataaaaaaaaattgtttgactGATTTGTAAAATTGCCCAATATTCATAGCCATGATGAATTGAATACGTCTAGGACTACTTCAATCATATCTGGATtataataatccaaaaaaaaacctAAGATACATGAAGATGTCCGTATACATAACACGTATGAATTGTAACCTTTCAACTTACATGTACCAAACTATACAATTATTTATGGGTTATGTAATCCATATGGTATGAAGCAGCCGGGTATAATATCACCAAAGAATTATATCTAGGTTGCATATACTAGATTACATccttatatccaaattatataATCCAGATAGAAACACAT
Proteins encoded:
- the LOC107413841 gene encoding putative receptor-like protein kinase At3g47110, with the translated sequence MKLHIYLHVIFLLCFSLLQLTIPTNALGNDTDRVALLNMKESIANDPQGIMSSWNDSIHFCNWTGITCSQRHGRVTVLALQDHDLSGSISPSIGNLTFLRFVNLASNSFFGKIPPEVGHLYRLQHLNLSHNMLGGKFPISLINCSELVTIDLNNNRFIGHIPSELGSLMKLEAFLVNSNNLTGGIPPSLGNLSSSFKFFSVGYNNLAGSIPNEIGRLRSLSFFAAPANDLSGMLPFFFYNLSSIRTISVASNKLSGTLPVNIGLSLPDLQILAIGGNKFSGSIPVSLSNASQLQMVDLALNNFVGPIPTNLGNLQDLFWLNLGENYLGSNSTSDWGFLKSLTNCSKLEKFSIHESNFGGVLPGLIGNLSTQLDSLYLGGNYIHGNIPSSLANLVKLNVLNMEYNLLTGAIPESLGKLQTLRVFTAYHNRLSGEIPSSLCNLTRLIRISLFDNRLEGNIPSTIGNYQQLQQLDFSNNNLTGNIPLEVFSLPSLSLLLNLSHNTLNGSLPVQVGKLNRLYTLDLSANNLSGEIPNTIGDCSNLDFLSLRSNFFQGNITSSLSSIKGLVHLDLSQNNLSGEIPKELQNLTFLGYLNISANDLEGEVPRGGVFRNVSAVSFTGNSKLCGGVPTLQLPACPTKGSKSGKSQVLKLTIIIICVILVLILSFSFSYALYRRRKSGEKSSSPKISAIEFLSKVSYRALFEATSGFSPNNLLGYGSFGSVYKAIIDEEEKDIFAVKVLKLEKKGASKGFIAECKALKNIRHRNLVKILTVCSSVDYNGNDFKALVFEFMENGTLEEWMHWNKEDENRRNLNLLQRINILMDVASALDYLHEECEQPIIHCDVKPSNVLLDKDMVAHLSDFGLARLLSNTKGFRQSQTSTVGIKGSIGYAAPEYGMGGEASKQGDIYSYGILVLEILTARRPTDEMFKDGLNLHNFVKTALPLQLTQIVDPILLSREVRGRSHINNGTVIKAQDKADKSESLNETDANVEKCLISLMKIGLACSMESPNERMMMKDVTRELHSIKNDFIGNGVNQRGEPRMTTT